A DNA window from Tenuifilaceae bacterium CYCD contains the following coding sequences:
- the groES-2 gene encoding chaperonin — translation MSLSFDPNDFDSLIVVGDRVLIKPKNPEERTKTGLLLPPGVQEKQKAQSGYVVKVGPGYPIPSISDTEESWKSRKNDARYFPLQAHIGDLAVYLHDSAIEVEFNNEKYVIVPFSSILLLFRDEGLFE, via the coding sequence ATGTCTCTGTCATTCGATCCAAACGACTTTGATAGCCTGATTGTAGTAGGCGATAGAGTTTTGATTAAACCCAAAAATCCGGAAGAAAGAACCAAAACAGGATTGCTCTTACCTCCAGGTGTTCAGGAAAAACAAAAAGCTCAAAGCGGTTATGTTGTAAAGGTTGGTCCGGGTTACCCAATACCATCAATAAGCGATACGGAAGAATCATGGAAAAGCAGAAAAAATGATGCACGATATTTTCCGCTGCAAGCGCACATCGGCGATTTAGCTGTTTACCTTCACGATAGCGCCATAGAGGTAGAATTCAACAATGAAAAGTACGTTATCGTTCCTTTTTCATCAATTCTACTACTTTTTAGAGATGAAGGGCTTTTTGAATAA
- a CDS encoding glucokinase: MQEVVAGIDIGGTNTVIGIVTPNGEILKECTISTKGQETFDGFVKTISVEIERLLSELEHAYTLKGVGIGAPNGSYNLGAIVDAPNLGWKGILPLCKEITMNTGVPAVVTNDANAAALGELLFGAAKGMKNFVVITLGTGLGSGIVVDGKLVVGHDGFAGEFGHVVAKINGRQCGCGKRGCLETYASATGIRRTAFKMLADINQPSILRNITFEKLSAKMVTEAAKTGDPLARAAFEYTGLILGTRLADLVAILNPEAIFFFGGLANAGELLFDPTRRYMEEYMFPVFKGKVKLLTSGLQDKNAAVLGAAALMWQEF, translated from the coding sequence ATGCAGGAAGTTGTAGCGGGAATAGATATTGGCGGAACCAACACCGTAATTGGTATTGTAACCCCAAATGGGGAAATATTAAAAGAATGCACAATCTCAACCAAGGGCCAAGAAACTTTCGATGGTTTTGTTAAAACCATTTCGGTTGAAATAGAAAGATTGCTATCGGAGTTGGAACATGCGTACACCCTCAAAGGGGTTGGCATTGGTGCACCCAATGGTTCTTACAATCTTGGGGCAATTGTAGATGCCCCCAACTTAGGTTGGAAAGGAATTCTGCCGCTTTGCAAGGAAATCACCATGAATACAGGCGTCCCCGCTGTTGTTACCAACGATGCAAATGCCGCTGCCCTAGGCGAACTTTTGTTTGGCGCGGCAAAAGGAATGAAAAACTTTGTGGTTATTACACTCGGAACAGGTTTAGGAAGCGGCATTGTGGTTGATGGAAAACTTGTAGTTGGGCACGATGGTTTTGCAGGAGAATTCGGTCATGTTGTTGCAAAAATTAATGGTCGACAGTGCGGATGCGGAAAACGGGGATGCCTGGAAACCTACGCATCGGCGACAGGAATTCGCCGTACCGCATTTAAAATGCTGGCAGATATAAATCAACCCAGCATTTTACGCAATATTACCTTCGAAAAACTTTCGGCTAAAATGGTAACCGAAGCAGCTAAAACTGGCGATCCTCTTGCCCGTGCAGCATTTGAATACACTGGGTTGATACTTGGAACTCGACTGGCCGATCTGGTTGCCATACTAAATCCCGAAGCAATTTTCTTCTTTGGAGGACTGGCAAACGCAGGCGAACTTCTTTTCGATCCAACCCGCCGATATATGGAAGAGTACATGTTCCCGGTATTCAAGGGAAAAGTTAAATTGCTAACCTCTGGCTTGCAGGACAAAAATGCAGCAGTGCTTGGTGCTGCTGCACTAATGTGGCAAGAATTTTAG
- a CDS encoding riboflavin synthase subunit alpha: MFSGIVEEPAKVVALEREKENLHITLQCSFTDNLKIDQSIAHNGVCLTVVKKTGDNYTVTAIKETLDKTNLGLLKVGDKVNLERSMKIDSLLDGHLVQGHVDQTAVCTKIEEADGSWYFTFEYDPSKGNITVEKGSVSVNGVSLTVVNSKEKSFQVAIIPYTYEHTNFHQFKVGTVVNLEFDIVGKYITKMLKQYLESGQIDRLIK, translated from the coding sequence ATGTTTTCAGGAATAGTGGAAGAACCCGCAAAAGTGGTTGCTCTTGAAAGAGAAAAGGAAAACTTGCACATCACCCTTCAATGTTCGTTTACCGATAATTTAAAAATAGACCAAAGCATTGCGCACAATGGTGTTTGCCTAACTGTTGTTAAAAAAACTGGCGATAACTATACCGTTACAGCAATTAAGGAAACCCTCGATAAAACAAACCTTGGTTTACTTAAAGTTGGCGACAAAGTTAACCTTGAACGCAGCATGAAGATTGATAGTTTGCTTGATGGGCACCTTGTTCAGGGGCATGTTGATCAAACTGCAGTTTGCACAAAAATTGAGGAGGCCGATGGCAGCTGGTATTTCACCTTTGAGTACGATCCATCAAAAGGAAATATCACCGTTGAAAAAGGTTCGGTATCTGTAAATGGAGTTAGCTTGACGGTTGTAAATTCAAAAGAGAAATCTTTTCAGGTTGCGATTATTCCCTACACCTATGAGCACACTAATTTCCATCAATTCAAGGTTGGAACCGTTGTTAACCTGGAGTTCGATATCGTAGGAAAATACATCACCAAGATGCTTAAACAGTACCTAGAGTCTGGGCAAATTGACAGATTGATAAAGTAA
- the phoR gene encoding two-component sensor histidine kinase, giving the protein MNSENLVESPKSISVIIALIAGMVVGIITAIFYGFNTETTIILSIASALAIFTIILIVSNLLINLFLAKKISPLYKTLYQVDISTSQLVENIDEGKVMGKIKTDIAAWANNKTQEIGRLKEMERYRKEFLGNVSHELKTPIFNIQGYVLTLLDGGLDDPTINKKYLERTEKSINRLIGIVDDLETISKLEAGELKLNNEKFSIVGLVEDVFEALDDRAKKKSITLSFDKDYEKPIWVNADKKKINQVIYNLVLNSINYGNMGGKTTVSFTDLENKIAVEVNDNGVGIDQKDIPRIFERFYRVDKSRSREQGGTGLGLAIVKHIIEGHKQSISVRSSLNQGTSFIFTLGRAKK; this is encoded by the coding sequence GTGAACTCGGAAAACCTAGTTGAATCGCCAAAGAGCATTTCGGTTATAATAGCCTTAATTGCTGGAATGGTTGTTGGAATAATTACAGCCATTTTCTACGGTTTCAACACCGAAACCACAATAATACTATCCATTGCATCGGCCTTAGCAATATTTACAATAATCCTTATAGTTTCAAACCTTCTTATCAACCTTTTTTTAGCCAAAAAGATATCCCCTCTTTACAAAACTCTTTACCAGGTTGACATTAGTACATCGCAATTAGTCGAAAACATTGACGAAGGAAAGGTAATGGGTAAAATTAAAACCGATATCGCCGCATGGGCTAATAATAAAACTCAGGAAATTGGCCGACTAAAGGAAATGGAACGCTACCGCAAAGAATTTTTAGGTAACGTTTCGCACGAGTTAAAAACACCTATATTTAACATTCAAGGTTACGTCCTAACGCTTCTCGATGGGGGTTTAGATGATCCAACCATTAATAAGAAATACCTCGAACGAACCGAAAAAAGTATTAACCGGCTTATAGGAATTGTTGATGATTTAGAGACAATTTCAAAACTTGAAGCCGGAGAACTTAAACTTAACAACGAAAAATTCAGCATTGTTGGATTGGTTGAAGATGTTTTTGAAGCGCTCGACGACCGAGCCAAAAAGAAATCCATCACACTTAGCTTCGATAAGGATTACGAAAAACCAATTTGGGTTAATGCGGATAAAAAGAAAATCAACCAAGTAATTTACAATCTTGTTCTTAATTCAATTAACTACGGAAATATGGGTGGAAAAACCACTGTTTCTTTCACCGACCTAGAGAACAAAATCGCCGTTGAAGTAAACGATAACGGCGTTGGAATAGACCAAAAAGATATTCCTAGAATTTTTGAACGTTTCTATAGAGTAGACAAAAGTCGTTCGCGCGAACAAGGCGGAACCGGTTTAGGCCTTGCCATAGTTAAGCATATTATTGAGGGTCACAAACAGAGCATTAGCGTACGTAGCAGTTTGAATCAGGGAACATCGTTTATATTTACTCTTGGTAGGGCTAAAAAGTAA